Proteins encoded by one window of Desulfovibrio sp.:
- a CDS encoding DUF1656 domain-containing protein, with the protein MLSEFSVAGIYLPPFFVYACVAMPIYLGLRFLLTRCGALRWVWHPGLFGFALSLCIVSMLILFV; encoded by the coding sequence ATGCTGAGTGAGTTCTCGGTGGCTGGCATCTACCTGCCGCCATTCTTTGTCTATGCGTGCGTCGCGATGCCAATATATCTGGGGCTTCGTTTCCTGCTTACACGCTGCGGCGCACTGAGGTGGGTCTGGCATCCCGGTTTATTCGGATTTGCTCTTTCCCTCTGCATAGTTTCGATGCTGATTCTCTTTGTTTAA